DNA from Sulfodiicoccus acidiphilus:
CCACGGCTCTCTCTCCAGTGGCTTGCATAGCCCCGTGGAGTCTGTTGAAAAGGCGTACGGTAGACTCGCGATCAGCGACGTCGTAAAGGTTGAGCAATCTGGCTTTGAGTTCCACAGGAAGGAGCGAAGCGGTCTCCCTCAATTTTCCCTTGACCTCTTCGAAGGACAGCTTAACGTCTTTCCTAATGAGGTCCCGTAGACTCTCTAAGGACGGTCCAACTGATGGAACCCCTCTTCTGAACAACGGGAAACAGTCGCCGTACGGATCTACGGAATTCGACCCTATCCACATAAGTCCGGGGGAGCCATAAGACCCTCCTAGCTCTGGGCTCAAGTCCACACAGAGTTTGATATCGTTCACGGTAGAGTTTCTCATTAAGAACTCCATTCCCCACGACCTCGGGAAGGGATGTAGTGCTCCTCGAGATGGTACACTTAATGCATGAATCCTATACTGCCCAGCATCCAATTTAGAGAGATGAGCCTCCATCCACTTATCGCTCTCTCCCAGCCATCTATCGTGATGCGTCACTACGTAAATGGATTCGTCAGATTTTCCATTCCTTACTGCTTCAACGAGCTTTGCGGTCGCGTTTGGATTGAGTCTAGTCCTCACCACCACTTCACACCTACCTATTAACTTATCTAGCTCCTTTTCTTGAGTAAATAGAATAGGCTGAGGAAAGGGGGACAGGGGAAAGTTCCTAGAGGAGGACAATTGTATACCGGGAGACGGGCTAGCCCCTCTTCTAACCCAATAACGACAATTTCGCCGTCCAACCCGCTTGGGCGCAGCCATTCGATTTCTCTCTGGCTTAGTTTGATCCTTCTGATTTCAGACTCAGCGATCTTCCCCTCGAAAGAAGGAGACATGGGTGCTGACTTAACTTCTAACTTCCCTCCTTCACATATCAATGATGCTTCCTCTTCTTCCCACCCTACTACTGGGACGCTCCTCTCCCTGACTTCGTCCCAATCTTCCCACAATTTCCTTATTTCCCTCACCAGCCTTGCTTCCGCCTTAGAGCCTGGAGGAACCTCCATTAAGTCAGAAATTCCTTTTGGTTGACTGTCCATATTTATCGTATGAGAAACGAATATCTAGACAAAATATTTCCTCATGATGGGATCTTCGAGATCCTTCTCGGTACCACCGGCGTTAGGCCCAACCTTTCCCCCATCGGTATCAGAAGAGAGGGAGAGAGCTTAAGGATTAAAGTATATGAGGGGACCCTCACTTTGTCTAACCTCAGGCTCAATCCCAAGTGCACGATAAACGTAACTTCCAGTCCAGAGGCATTCTTCAGATGGTTAGCAGGGGAGGATATTCCGTCTCATTTCATACAAGGGATCCCTTACTTACCTGGCACCACCTCTCTGCTCGCAACAAGCAGCGAGGAGGGAGGAAATCCACCAACTTTCGTTCTTTCCGTAGGTGAACTAGTCTCCACCTCACTTCCCTCTGCATATAGTAGGGGGGATTCTTTATTTATAGATCTTCTAGTACACTCTACTAGGCTGGAGATTTTCGACGAGCATATGTTCAGATTAATGCTGCCCGTTATGAAGTATGAATTGGAAACCACAAGTAGATTGTCTCCTCAGTTGAGGCCTTTGGTGGAGAAGTTAGAAAAGGAAATAAGAGAAGTCGTGCGTAGAAGAAGTGGGAGATTTGGCAGTGAGGATAGCCTTGATTAGAGGAGACGGTGTGGGCCCGGAGGTGGTGGAAGCCTCTCTTCCCGTAATAGAGAAGCTGAATCGCTCCTACAAGCTTGGGCTCGAGTTCGTGGATGTTGAGGCCGGGGACGGAGCTCTTCGTAGACGAGGGGATCCCCTGCCTCAGGAATCCCTTAAGGAGATAGAGAAAGCTGATGTGGTTCTGAAGGGTCCAGTGGGAGAGACGGCCAAGGACGTAATAGTGAGGTTAAGGCAGATGTACGATATGTACGCAAACGTTAGGCCCGCATTCAGTATACCGGGTTTGGCCTCTAAATTTGAGGGAGTTGACCTCGTAGTAGTGAGGGAGAACACTGAGGACCTGTATAAGGGTGTGGAGCAGATGGTAGCAGACGACGTCGCTGTTGCCCTCAAGATCGTCTCTAGGAAGGCGTCAGAAAGGATAGTCAAGTTCGCAGCTGACATGGCTAGGACAAGGAGAAGGAAAGTGACGTGTGTTCACAAAGCTAACGTCATGAAGGTTACTGACGGTCTGTTTGCATCGGCCTGCAGGTCCCTCAAAGGCACAGACGTCCAGCTCGAGGAAATGTATGTTGACGCGGCCGCTGCCAATCTTGTGAGGAAACCACAAGCCTTCGACGTCATAGTGACTACCAACGTTTATGGTGACATTCTGA
Protein-coding regions in this window:
- a CDS encoding isocitrate/isopropylmalate dehydrogenase family protein, with the protein product MAVRIALIRGDGVGPEVVEASLPVIEKLNRSYKLGLEFVDVEAGDGALRRRGDPLPQESLKEIEKADVVLKGPVGETAKDVIVRLRQMYDMYANVRPAFSIPGLASKFEGVDLVVVRENTEDLYKGVEQMVADDVAVALKIVSRKASERIVKFAADMARTRRRKVTCVHKANVMKVTDGLFASACRSLKGTDVQLEEMYVDAAAANLVRKPQAFDVIVTTNVYGDILSDEASQIAGSLGIAPSANLGERKSLFEPVHGAAFDIAGKGVANPTAFLLSVGMMLEHIGNLGNDHRFLKASISLREAILRVYSSGRKLTPDVGGSASLADMANEIAQFLV
- a CDS encoding DUF447 domain-containing protein, whose translation is MRNEYLDKIFPHDGIFEILLGTTGVRPNLSPIGIRREGESLRIKVYEGTLTLSNLRLNPKCTINVTSSPEAFFRWLAGEDIPSHFIQGIPYLPGTTSLLATSSEEGGNPPTFVLSVGELVSTSLPSAYSRGDSLFIDLLVHSTRLEIFDEHMFRLMLPVMKYELETTSRLSPQLRPLVEKLEKEIREVVRRRSGRFGSEDSLD